The genomic region AAATCTGAAATAGTTGTTTCAGCATTGAATTTCACGGATTGCACTTCTTGCCCTTCCGGCCCAAGTACTCTTGCAAAATGAGTCATAAACGAATCGACATTGTTAACGTATATTTCCAATTCTCCATATTCGGTAGAATCCCATACCTCGGGTTCAAACATCTTTCTTCTCTGCGTAGCCGGATTCCAAGCCAGAAACTGATATTCAACACCTTCAATCCATTCTTCCTGAGGGTTAACAATTAATCGATTTTGATCCGTCACTATTTCCGGCCAGTCGTCAAAATCCACTGTCCCTTCAATAACAACAAGTGAATCAGTAATTTCATTTTGTATTATAGGCGCTGCATAAGTAACAATAAATGGATCCGTTTGTGAGAGTCCGTTTTCACCATTTGCTGTTATAATTCGCTGGTTTGTGGTGTCTTCCTGAGCCGTTCCGGTAAAACTAAACGGCTCAGTATCAACAGGGTTGTCACTCAAATCAGTAACCCCCTCCGGATTTATCATAAAGGACTGTCCCTCTTCAAGCGGTGCTTCACTCTGCGTAAATAATACAAATCTCTCTTTCGGGGAAATATACAACGGATAAGCTGTTGAGTATTGATTACCCAAAGAATCTGTGATTTCGAAGCGGGTATTGTCTTGAACCTTAATACTCTCGCTAAACCTTAGCCTCATACGATTTATGGAAAATAAACCTACACCTTGCAGTTCCGGAACCGTAGAGTCTATTTGAGCAGTATATAAAACATCTAAGGTGTCAGCTGATTCTTTTTCAAGTCTTACAGTATCCCTGTAAAACGGATATGCCGACTCAATTTCCCGGTCCCAGATTTTATTTCTGTTTCTGTCATCTACCAATACGGGTTTATAGTTCCCTTCGGACAGATATGAAAATTTGAACGCACCGGAAGTATCTGTTTGTGCCTGATAAGTAGCCCTTTTTGTTAAATCTATGGGCTCGCGGTATAATAATACCCTTTGGTCAGCAGCACCTCTGCCATTACCGGCCGTTAATATTTTTCCTGTTATTTCCCCGCTGTCTATTTCATCTCCGGTTGAAATCGCCAAGGCAATTGGACTGGCTATTTTATTACTTCTGGTATCTGAAATATTTGTGCCGAGTTTCAGAATTACGGTTGTAGAATCCGGAAATGAATCCTCAAACTCTACAATTAGTTTTTTTCTTTTCCATGAAATATCATAATTGATACCCAAATCCGGTTCCACGGTAATAGCTTGTCTAACAGTCGACCGATTTACAAACTCATCAAATTGAAACTCAAAAACCCTGCCTTTAAAATTAGTCGTCCCGGTTTCAGGGGTCGTAAATTCAAGAACAGGTCCCTCCCGGTCAGCAGGTCCACCTGTTGGGGCAATTGGAGTTGCACAAGAAACCAACGCAACAAAAATCATTGACCCTAAAATGCAATATAACAATCGGTTATTATTCACGTAAATTGTTTGAAGTTTAAATTTCACCACATCTTAAATAATGTGTTGGATATTTTTTTAATGGCAACTAAGATAATCATAAATAAGGCCGGATTTAACCTCTTTTACCCCAGGGTATTCATTTTTCTTACAGGAGGATAAATTTCATTATAGACATTAAATAAAGGCTTTCTGATTCTCGGAAAGCCTTTATATTTTACAGGCATGATTTTAGAAAAACCAGCTCTCTACACCGACCTCTACGAATTGACTATGGCCCAGGGATATTTTCTTTCCGGCCGCTATAAACAAATAGCTAATTTTGATTATTTCTTTCGAAAACTGCCGTTTGAAGGCGGTTATGTTATTTTTTCCGGTTTGGGCGATCTGCTTGAAATCATTCAAAATTTTCGGTTCCACCCCGATGAAATCGAATACCTGAAATCAGAAGGTTTCAAAGATGACTTTCTGAAATATCTCAAAGACTTCCGTTTTAAAGGCAACGTTTACTCCGTAAAAGAAGGGGAAACGGTGTTCCCGAATGAACCGGTTCTGAGAGTTGAAGGAACCGTACTCGAAACTCAGATTCTGGAAACAGTTCTGCTTAATACCTTAAATTTTTCCTCTCTGATAGCCACTAAGGCATCCCGTATCAAGCAAGCAGCCGGAGAGAAATCTGCCGTCGATTTTGGTTTACGAAGATCTCAGGGACTCGGTGGTTTGCAAGCTTCTAAAGCAGCGATCGTCGGGGGTATGCAGGGCACTTCAAATGTTTTGGCGGGTAAGCTTAATAATATCCCTATTAATGGGACCATGGCCCATTCATGGGTGCAATCTTTCGAAGATGAACTCACGGCCTTCCGAACCTATGCAAAATATTATCCGGAAGCCTCCATCCTTTTGGTAGATACCTATAACACCTTAAAGCAAGGAATTCCAAATGCAATCAAAGTGGCCAAAGAGCTTGAAAAAAAAGGCCATAAGCTTATTGGCATACGATTAGACAGCGGTGATTTGGCCTATTTTGCACGTCAAAGCAGAAGGATGCTGGATGAAGCCGGACTGGAGTATGTAAAAATTGCAGCTTCTAACCAGTTGGATGAGTATCTCATTAAGAGTTTGCTGGACCAAGGAGCACCTATCGATTTATTTGGGGTGGGCACAAAACTGGTAACAGCATTTG from Gracilimonas sp. harbors:
- a CDS encoding Ig-like domain-containing protein, coding for MIFVALVSCATPIAPTGGPADREGPVLEFTTPETGTTNFKGRVFEFQFDEFVNRSTVRQAITVEPDLGINYDISWKRKKLIVEFEDSFPDSTTVILKLGTNISDTRSNKIASPIALAISTGDEIDSGEITGKILTAGNGRGAADQRVLLYREPIDLTKRATYQAQTDTSGAFKFSYLSEGNYKPVLVDDRNRNKIWDREIESAYPFYRDTVRLEKESADTLDVLYTAQIDSTVPELQGVGLFSINRMRLRFSESIKVQDNTRFEITDSLGNQYSTAYPLYISPKERFVLFTQSEAPLEEGQSFMINPEGVTDLSDNPVDTEPFSFTGTAQEDTTNQRIITANGENGLSQTDPFIVTYAAPIIQNEITDSLVVIEGTVDFDDWPEIVTDQNRLIVNPQEEWIEGVEYQFLAWNPATQRRKMFEPEVWDSTEYGELEIYVNNVDSFMTHFARVLGPEGQEVQSVKFNAETTISDLPPLNYTLILFRDENGNERWDRGSVIPYRMPERYYVQRGIRVQEGFTSEVNITFE
- a CDS encoding nicotinate phosphoribosyltransferase is translated as MILEKPALYTDLYELTMAQGYFLSGRYKQIANFDYFFRKLPFEGGYVIFSGLGDLLEIIQNFRFHPDEIEYLKSEGFKDDFLKYLKDFRFKGNVYSVKEGETVFPNEPVLRVEGTVLETQILETVLLNTLNFSSLIATKASRIKQAAGEKSAVDFGLRRSQGLGGLQASKAAIVGGMQGTSNVLAGKLNNIPINGTMAHSWVQSFEDELTAFRTYAKYYPEASILLVDTYNTLKQGIPNAIKVAKELEKKGHKLIGIRLDSGDLAYFARQSRRMLDEAGLEYVKIAASNQLDEYLIKSLLDQGAPIDLFGVGTKLVTAFDDPALDGVYKLSAINGSPTLKISENEEKITLPGSKKIIRYFNKDGSFYSDGVALESESEPDAIYHPYISHRSTAVAHLESEELLQKVVDKGEVCVPIPSVQESADYARERLSKLNGEHKRFDNPHVYKVGLSKKLRELKIELIKNA